The genomic region GGCGATCAACTAGTGCCCCCGATCCCCGGCTCAGGCCTGGCCAAGGGTCTTGCCGTCACCCTGCGGACCATGACGAAGCGCACGGTCACCGCGCAGTACCCGGACGTCCAGCCCGAACTGCCGCCCCGCACCCGGGGCGTCATCGGGCTGTTCGAGGAGAACTGCACGGTCTGCATGCTCTGCGCCCGTGAATGCCCCGACTGGTGCATCTACATCGACTCCCACAAGGAGACGGTGCCGCCGGCCGCCCCCGGTGGCCGTGAGCGCAGCCGCAACGTCCTGGACCGTTTCGCGATCGACTTCGCCCTGTGCATGTACTGCGGTATCTGCATCGAGGTCTGTCCTTTCGACGCGCTGTTCTGGTCGCCCGAGTTCGAGTACGCGGAGACGGACATCCACGAACTCACCCACGAGCGCGACAAGCTCCGCGAGTGGATGTGGACCGTTCCCGAGCCACCCGCGCTCGACCCGGCAGCCGAGGAGCCCAAGGAGATCGCCGCCGCCCGCAAGACGGCCGACAAACTCCAGGCCCAGGAAGCCCAGGAAGCCCAGGAAGCCCAGGCGGCTCAGGAGGCCCGGGCGGCGCAGGAAGCCGAGCAGGCCCGGCCGGGGCAGGCACCGGAAGCGGAGGGCCAGGAATGACCCTCGCGGCTACAGCCGGCCACCCGGGCTTCCTCTCACCCACCGGCGTCGAGATCGCCTTCCTCCTGGTCGGGCTCGCCACCTTCGGCGCGGCTCTCATCACCGTCACGACCAAGCAACTCGTGCACGCGGCCCTCTGGCTCGTCGTCGCACTCGGCGGCATAGCGGTGGAGTACCTCCTCCTCACGGCCGAGTTCATCGCATGGGTGCAGGTGCTGATCTACGTCGGCTCCATCGTGGTCCTCCTCCTCTTCGGGCTGATGCTCACGAGGGCTCCCATCGGCCGCTCCCCGGACGCCGACTCGGGCAACCGGTGGATCGCACTCGGCGCCTCCGTCGCCGCCGCAGGCGCCCTCGTCTGGGTCGTCGTGGACGCCTTCCGCACGACCTGGATCGATCTGGACGGTCCCGCCCAGGGCTCCACCAAGGCCTCGGGGGAGTTCCTCTTCCGGAACTGGGTGCTCCCCTTCGAAGCGCTCTCCGTCCTGCTGCTCGCCGCCCTCGTGGGCGCGATCGTCCTGTCCCGCAAGGACCGCCAGGACCGAGAGGGCAAGCAGGACCGAGAGGGCAAGCAAGACCGGCCGGAACGACCGGGCGCGAACCGGGAGGACAAGAGCTGATGCACCTCGCCTATCCCGCGGTCCTCGCCGTCCTCCTCTTCTGCACCGGCCTGTACGGCGTACTCGCCCGCCGCAACGCGATCCTCGTCCTGATGTCCGTCGAGCTCATGCTCAACGCCGTCAACCTCAACCTGGTCGCCTTCGACGTCTGGCTCCGCGACGCACTCCACGCCGGCCAGGCCCTCACCCTCTTCACGATCGCCATCGCCGCCGCCGAGATCGGCATCGGCCTCGCGATCGTCCTGGCCGTCCACCGCAACCGCGGCAGCTCGGACGTCGACCGCCTCCGCGACACCGCGGAGACCGACGAGGCCGAGACGCTCCCCGACGAAGCGGCCGACGACGCCCGGGACAACACCGCAGACCAGGCCACTGCTCCGGCAGGGAAGGCAAAGAAGGCAGAGGCCACCGCGTGACCACCACGACCCTCGCCGTCCTCGTCCCCCTCCTCCCCTTCCTGGGCGCCGCCGCAGGGCTTCTCCTGGGCCGGTCCGCGCCCGGCTTCGTCCGCCCCCTCGCCGTCCTGCCGACCCTCACCGCAGCTGTCCTCGCCGTCGTGGTCGCCGCACGCCAGGGAGGCGGCCGGCCCATCGACGCCGCGACCCAGCTGACCCCCACCGGCTCGGTCCCGATCGACCTGGCCCTGCACCTGGACGGCTTCGCCGTCCTCGTCGCCGTCCTCGTCGGACTCGTGGCCACCTGCGTGCAGATCTACTCGACGGCGTATCTCAAGGACGACGTCCGCTACCCGTCGTACGCGGCCCTCGTCTCCCTCTTCACCTCCGCGATGCTGCTCGTCGTCTACTCCGGCGACCTCATGGTGCTCCTGGTCGGCTGGGAGATCATGGGCATCTGCTCGTACTTCCTCGTCGGGCACTACTGGGAGACCCCCGAGGCGCGTGCGGCCTCGCTCAAAGCCTTCCTCGTCACCAAGCTCGGCGACGTGCCCTTCCTCATCGGCCTGTTCGCGCTCGCCGCCGACACCGGCACCTTCCGCATCACCGGAATCCTGGCCGCCGTCACCAACGGCGGACTCGACCACCCCACCCTCGTCGCCCTGCTGCTCCTCGCCGGCGTCGCGGGCAAGTCCGCGCAGTTCCCCCTGCACACCTGGCTGCCCGACGCGATGGCAGGCCCCACCCCCGTCTCCGCGCTCATCCACGCCGCGACGATGGTCGCCGCCGGCATCTACTTCGTGGCCCGGCTCCTCCCCGTCTTCGCAGCCTCCGGCGCCGCCCTGGTCGTCCTCGCCGTCATGGCGGCCGTCACGATGATCGGCTCCGGACTCGCCGCACTCGCCCAGGACGACATCAAGCGCGTCCTCGCCTACTCGACGATCGGCCAGCTGGGCTACATGTCCGGCGCCCTGGCCGTCGGCGACCGCGGGGCCGCCGTCTTCCACCTCCTGTCGCACGGTGCGTTCAAAGCCGTCCTCTTCCTCGCGGCGGGCGTCGTCATCCACGCGGCGGGAACCAACTCACTGGCCGCCATGTCCCGCATGGGCGGGCTGGCCAAGCGCATCCCCGACGCCTACTGGACGATGACCGTCGCCCTCCTCGCGCTTGCCGCGATCCCGCCGTTCGCCGGCTTCTTCTCCAAGGAAGCCGTCCTCGTCGCCGCCGAGCACACCGCCTTCGGGGACCGTGACGTCGCCCCAGCCGCGGCCGGCTGGACGATCCTCGTCGCCGGCCTCGCCGCCGCGGTCCTCACCGCGGCCTACGCCACCCGGCTGTGGCTCCTCGCCTTCCGCGGGCGCGGGCAGGAGGCCCCCGACCACGGCAAACAGCCCGTCGCGATGACCTCCGTCCTCTGGGTCCTCGCCGTCCCGACCATCGCCTTCGGCCTCACGACCGGCGTCCTCGCCGACTGGTTCGACGGACACGGCCTCACTCCCTCCCTCACGACCGCCGTCCTCTCCACCGGCGTCGGCCTCGTCGGCGGACTCGTCACCTACGGGGTCTGGCGCCACACCACGGCGCTCGCCGACCGTCCCCCGGTCGGCGCGGTGGCCGCCCACCCCGACGCCGAGCCCGCCCTCGTTGAGGCCGAGGCGATGACCTCGCACACCGCGGCGTACGGCACCATCGCGGACGCCCAGGACCCGTCGGACCCCGGCAGGCTCCTGCTGGGTCCGCTGCACCGGCACGCGGTCACCGGATTCCACCTCGACGCCCTGTACACGGTGCTGTTCGTCCGTCCCGTGGGGGCCGCCGCACGACTCGTCCGCTTCCTGGACCGCGAGGTCGTCGACACCTACGTACACGGCTCGGGCAGCATCGCCCGCGGACTCGGCACACTGATCCGCCGCGCCCAGACCGGCAACGTGCAGACCTACCTCGGCGCGCTGCTCGCCGGAACCCTTGTCCTGGCGATCGCCGCCGTCGTCTTTGCCAACGTCTACGCCGGGGCGTGAGCCGTGTTCGATATCAGCGCATCCGTGATGCAGTTCCTTCTGGCGTTCATCGTCGTCGTCCCGCTCCTGGGCGCGGCCGCCGCGCTCCTGCCCGCCCCGCCCGGTCTCAAGGGAAGGAACCCCGACCAGGCCGTGCTCCGCCACGGCGTGACCGTCACCGGCGCCGTGCTCCTCGCCGCGCTCGTCCTGGCCGCGGGCTTCGACCACGACCACCCGTCGAAGATGCAGGCCACCACGGACATCAGCTGGATCCCGGCACTCGACGTCCGGATCCACCTCGGCACCGACGGCATCTCGCTCCCCCTTCTCGTGCTGACCGCGCTGCTGACCTTCCTCTGCGCGCTCCACAGCTACTTCAAGCTCCCCGCAGGCCCCTCCCCGAAGGCCTTCGTCGCCCTGGTCCTCGTCCTCGAGTCCGGCACCCTCGCGACCTTCGCCGTCCTCGACCTGATGCTGTTCTTCCTGGCCTTCGAGATGGTGCTCATCCCGATGTACTTCCTCATCGCCCGCTGGGGCGGCGACCGGAAGCAGCCCGCCGCCTGGAAATTCATCCTCTACACGCTGCTCGGGTCCGTGGTCATGCTGCTCGGGCTGCTCCTCATCGGACTGAAGAGCGGCACTTTCGACATGGTGGCACTCGCCACTGACAACGGCCGGGGCCTCACCACATCCGTGCAGGTCATCGCCGTACTGGCCGTCGGTATCGGGCTCGCCGTGAAGACCCCGATGTGGCCCCTGCACAGCTGGCTCCCCGACGCCCACACCGCGGCGCCGACCGTCGGCTCCGTGCTCCTCGCCGGCGTACTGCTGAAGATGGGCACGTACGGATTCGTCCGCATCCTGCTCCCCGTCACCCCCGACGGGATGCAGACCTTCGCGCCCTACCTCGCGGCGTTCGCCGTCGTCGGGATCATCTACGGCTCCCTCGCCTGCCTGGCCCTCGCGCGCCCCGGCGCCAAGGGGGACCTCAAGCGCCTGATCGCCTACTCCTCCGTGGGCCACATGGGCTTCGTGCTCCTCGGCATCGCGACCATGACCCCCACCGGTGTGAACGGCGCGCTCTTCGCGAACATCGCCCACGGCCTCATCACAGGGCTGCTGTTCTTCCTGGTCGGCGCCGTGAAGGACCGCTACGGCACCGCGGACCTCGACACCCTGTCCGGGGCCACCGGAGCCGCTCTCTACGGCCGGGCGCCCCGCCTCGGCGGCCTCCTCGCCTTCGCCGCCGTCGCGTCGCTCGGACTCCCCGGCCTCGCCGGGTTCTGGGGCGAGATGCTCACCCTGTTCGGCGCCTTCGACCCCGCCGAAGGACTCAGCCGCCCCGCCTTTCTCACCTTCATGTCCATCGGCGCCCTCGGCACCCTGCTCACGGCCGCGTACATGCTGGTCGTCGTACGCCGCGTCTGCAT from Streptomyces sp. QL37 harbors:
- a CDS encoding NADH-quinone oxidoreductase subunit I, with protein sequence MPPIPGSGLAKGLAVTLRTMTKRTVTAQYPDVQPELPPRTRGVIGLFEENCTVCMLCARECPDWCIYIDSHKETVPPAAPGGRERSRNVLDRFAIDFALCMYCGICIEVCPFDALFWSPEFEYAETDIHELTHERDKLREWMWTVPEPPALDPAAEEPKEIAAARKTADKLQAQEAQEAQEAQAAQEARAAQEAEQARPGQAPEAEGQE
- a CDS encoding NADH-quinone oxidoreductase subunit J, whose amino-acid sequence is MTLAATAGHPGFLSPTGVEIAFLLVGLATFGAALITVTTKQLVHAALWLVVALGGIAVEYLLLTAEFIAWVQVLIYVGSIVVLLLFGLMLTRAPIGRSPDADSGNRWIALGASVAAAGALVWVVVDAFRTTWIDLDGPAQGSTKASGEFLFRNWVLPFEALSVLLLAALVGAIVLSRKDRQDREGKQDREGKQDRPERPGANREDKS
- the nuoK gene encoding NADH-quinone oxidoreductase subunit NuoK, encoding MHLAYPAVLAVLLFCTGLYGVLARRNAILVLMSVELMLNAVNLNLVAFDVWLRDALHAGQALTLFTIAIAAAEIGIGLAIVLAVHRNRGSSDVDRLRDTAETDEAETLPDEAADDARDNTADQATAPAGKAKKAEATA
- a CDS encoding NADH-quinone oxidoreductase subunit L, which gives rise to MTTTTLAVLVPLLPFLGAAAGLLLGRSAPGFVRPLAVLPTLTAAVLAVVVAARQGGGRPIDAATQLTPTGSVPIDLALHLDGFAVLVAVLVGLVATCVQIYSTAYLKDDVRYPSYAALVSLFTSAMLLVVYSGDLMVLLVGWEIMGICSYFLVGHYWETPEARAASLKAFLVTKLGDVPFLIGLFALAADTGTFRITGILAAVTNGGLDHPTLVALLLLAGVAGKSAQFPLHTWLPDAMAGPTPVSALIHAATMVAAGIYFVARLLPVFAASGAALVVLAVMAAVTMIGSGLAALAQDDIKRVLAYSTIGQLGYMSGALAVGDRGAAVFHLLSHGAFKAVLFLAAGVVIHAAGTNSLAAMSRMGGLAKRIPDAYWTMTVALLALAAIPPFAGFFSKEAVLVAAEHTAFGDRDVAPAAAGWTILVAGLAAAVLTAAYATRLWLLAFRGRGQEAPDHGKQPVAMTSVLWVLAVPTIAFGLTTGVLADWFDGHGLTPSLTTAVLSTGVGLVGGLVTYGVWRHTTALADRPPVGAVAAHPDAEPALVEAEAMTSHTAAYGTIADAQDPSDPGRLLLGPLHRHAVTGFHLDALYTVLFVRPVGAAARLVRFLDREVVDTYVHGSGSIARGLGTLIRRAQTGNVQTYLGALLAGTLVLAIAAVVFANVYAGA
- a CDS encoding NADH-quinone oxidoreductase subunit M; this translates as MQFLLAFIVVVPLLGAAAALLPAPPGLKGRNPDQAVLRHGVTVTGAVLLAALVLAAGFDHDHPSKMQATTDISWIPALDVRIHLGTDGISLPLLVLTALLTFLCALHSYFKLPAGPSPKAFVALVLVLESGTLATFAVLDLMLFFLAFEMVLIPMYFLIARWGGDRKQPAAWKFILYTLLGSVVMLLGLLLIGLKSGTFDMVALATDNGRGLTTSVQVIAVLAVGIGLAVKTPMWPLHSWLPDAHTAAPTVGSVLLAGVLLKMGTYGFVRILLPVTPDGMQTFAPYLAAFAVVGIIYGSLACLALARPGAKGDLKRLIAYSSVGHMGFVLLGIATMTPTGVNGALFANIAHGLITGLLFFLVGAVKDRYGTADLDTLSGATGAALYGRAPRLGGLLAFAAVASLGLPGLAGFWGEMLTLFGAFDPAEGLSRPAFLTFMSIGALGTLLTAAYMLVVVRRVCMGEHREQQPVADIQRYEFAAWTPLAALTVLAGLWPAVLLGLTDPAVQKLLAGGKS